The genome window AACGTGGAATTTCTTCCTCTCTGGATCCGAAGTGTCTTCCTGGATGTTCTGCGGTGTCTTTGGCCAGGACTCAGGTGGTTGCTTCAGGTAAGTTGGTCCCTTGATGACCTCAAGCATTCCTTCCGCTGTGGTGCCTCTGGAGACGACGTCAATGACATTCTGATCAGTCGGCACGTAGGCAATGTCCTGGTGAGGGTCGAACTCTGAGGTGATTTCGCCCACTCTGTATGCGACAAACGAGCGAAAGGACTTGGACTGTCCCCGCAGCCACCTTACTACAGTCAAACTATCCGTCCACATCTTCGAATAGGAGATGTTGAAACGAAGGGCATCTTTCAGGGCAACTATCAGTCTTGACAGGAGGAGAATGGCCTGAAGCTCCTTCCTTggcatgcttgtttgtttgagtgGAGTGAGTCGGGCTCTTGCAGCGACGAAGGACAACTGCACTTCCGTTTGTTCAGTCTCTGACCACCTCAACCAGACGCCGATGCCCATGGCATCTTCAGATGCATCACTGGCTCCGTGTAGAGAAACCTCTGGCAATGGCCTTTTCCCTCGCAATGTCTCAGGAATGAGACATCGTGGGATCTCTATGGTAGATGCTGCTTCCAAATCCACCTTGATCTCCCTGACGATTCGACAGAGCTCAGGTCTGTCGTTGAGTGGCGTGTCCCAGTCGACATTTAACTGCCACAGTTGCTGGAGTAGAATCTTCGGCCGGATCAACATTCCAGAAAGCATACCAAACACATCATAGTATGATGCGGTGTGAGCCAACAACTTGCGTTTGGTTAGGACAACATCTTCCATTGGCTTGACTTTTTTCACACTAAGTGTGTCAGTCGAAAGGTTCCATTTTGTTCCTAACACAGATGCGGTCTGAGTGTCCTCCTCAGAGTCGCACACTTCCTGTGCGTTCGACTGCCACTTGCGAATGTCAAACTTGCCCTTAGCAAGCgtttctacaagcttggctttcaGATTGACGGCTTCCTCGACATTGGTGACAGATTCACTCAGGTCGTCCATGTAGAATTGATCGGTGACGACTTTCTTCAGTTGCTCATCATCGGGTGCGTGTCGATCTATGACGTGCCTGAGTGTGACAATTGCTGCCGTTGGAGAAGGCCTGTCTCCGAATGTCACAGTAGTGAGTTCATAGACTTGAATGGGTTGGTTCGGGTTTTCTCGAAAGACGTACCGATGGAACCTTGCATCTTCCGGGCGGATCTTGATTGCCTGAAACATTTTTCTGATATCAGCGATGACGCCTACTTCGTTCTCTCTGAAACGCAGAGCCACGTTGAACAGATCAGCATTCAGGTCTTCACCCTTCACGAGGTACTCGTTCAAAGAATGACCTTGGAATCTTGCCTTTGCGTCGTAGACGATCCTGACTGGGGTAGTTGCTGAATCTTTCTTTACCGCAAAATGTGGCAAGAACCACATTTTTCTCCCAGCTTCTCTGTCTTGTCGAATTTCTGCGTCACTGACACGACGTGAGACACCTCTGTGTTGCAAGTCCCTCATCTGCTTGCAGTACACGTCCCACTCTTCAGGCCTGTCTCTGAACTGTCTCTCTAAGCCATGCAACCTCTTAACGGCGTAGTCGTAGTTGTCTGGCAAACTGTCAGGAGACTTCTTCCACGGCAATCTGACTTCGTACGAGCCGTCCTGACGTTGAGAAACACTTTGCTCCATGGTTTCGGTTGCTCCTCTGTTCAAGATCTCTGTTGAGCACTTACATCTTCTCGGTTGCAAGGCTGCTGTTTCCAGGCCGAGGAACTCCTCTAGGGGACCGATTGCCGACACGTTGACGTAGTTAAGCAGAGCTGTAGGGCCTCCTGAACGTCCTCCTTGGATAAACCATCCCAAGGGGCATCTCGCCGCCACTGGCTCGTCAGGTTTTTCCCCAAGGATGTACTCCTCCCATACCATCAAGTGCGTGTTGTCAACGCCAAGCAACATGTCGACAGTTTCAGACGAGGCGGTGTGAATATCCACTTCCCGTAGATGGTGATACTGCTGGAGGTCTTCTGCTTGCACGACAGGGGCTTCTCCACAAGGCTTGTCTATTTCTGTGACGGAAACTGGGTACGACAAGTTTCCCCCGATGTCTTCGATGAAACAATCTAATAGTCGAAGCTTTCGTCTGATCCTGGTACCGCCAACCAGACTCAGATCATGATCCTGATAGATATCTTTCTCGGTCTTGGAGAAGATGCCCTCTCTTACCAGGGTAGCCTGACTTCCACCGTCTAAGAGAATCCGCACCAGCTGACGGTTATTTCCGTGTCGCAGATATCCCATCACAGTGGGAAGGACGCTCTGTAGTGCGCCTGCGTCCTTGTTCGCGACAGTCTTCACACTCGCTGAAGTGGTGTGTGGACGTGTTGGTGGCACATTGCGATCCTGTGAAGATGACGAGCCTTGATCTCTCCCTCCATATACGACAGGGCAGATAGCAGAGAAGTGGGAATCATCTCCACAACTCTGAACCTTGCATGGCGACGCAAACTGACATAACTTGTGGTCGTATGGGGATTTCCCTGCAGGACAGTTGTCATGACCACATCTGCTGCAGATGTCATTCTGTTTCATGACGTCATACTTTTCCTTTAGACTGAGGTTCCTGAActtgatgcacattttcaggaAGTGCGTATTCGAGTTGACATGAAGAGGACACTTGGGAACCCCGGAACGCTTCCCCTCTTTAGATTGGATCTGTTTAGGTGGATTCCACGCTGCTGCATTTGAAGACTTGCTTCCTCTGTTTTGACTCATCTCACAGGTACTCGTCTTCTCTGGGAATGGTGACTTCGCCTTCTCTTGGAGTAGGAGCTGTCTATGTAGCCATTTGACCAAGCCTCCAAGGGAGTCACTGATATGCTCGTCTCTGACATCTCTGTAGTAGGCGATGCGATGTCCCTCAGGCATCTTTTGCTTGATCTGACTTAGCATGATTTTACTATTCAGCTCCCCAGAGAGGCCGATTGATTCGGCCTGCATCTCAAATACCTGCAAGGTTTGAACAAACCCAGTCATGGCACTTAGACTAATCTTGCCCTTGATTTCGTACGGCTTCAGGTTTTCCAAGTCACGAAGAAGACTGTCGACAACTCTGTCTTGGTCTCCGTACTTCTCATCAAGTACCTGCCAAGCCCTCTGCACATTAATGCAGCCCTTTATCATGTTTCGTTCGCGAGCATTAATCATGGCTTGAGTGAGTTGGTAGAAACACTCTATCTCTGTGAGGTCAGCAGCACAATGTTGAAACAAGGTACGGAAACGCTGGTAGTCCTTGATATCACCGTTGAAAGTAGGAAATTTCATCTTCTGCATCTTAGGTGTGCAAGATGAATGTCGATGCATCGGAGAGGGCGGAGCTAAGGGAGCAATCGGTTCTGGACTTGTAGATCGGGGTTGCCATGACACAGTCTCGGCTTGCGGTGCCGGATCTTGAACAACAGATGGTGTAGAAGTTTGGGGAGTTGACGGCGTCACAGGCTGGGAGGTAGGCGGCTCACGGCAGCTTGCGGACCCAATGGACTTTCTCGCACGTACGATGGTCTCCACAAACCTACTCTCACACTCTCCCATCCAGGTCTCCTCTTCTTCGAATGTCGCTTCATCTGTTATATTTTCGACCAGCTCCGCATGCTTGCTTTCAACTTGTTTGAATTGACTTTCCGCCTTGGCTATGTATCCCTTTAAGGTGTCGACCTCACCAAAGGTGTCCTTTAATAGCCTGTCGATTGAGTTTAAGGTGCGTGTCAATCCCCCTTTGGTGTTTCTCCTGATCAACTTTAATTTCTCTACATCAGCCATGGTATGGTTCTGGAATCACAGCCTCTTGATGGTGAGTAAGTTGTTATAGCACGATAAATGTCAATAGTGCAAGTTGCATCCTGAATCCAATATACAAAAGTTGTTGAAGCTGTGATGGATTCGTATGCAATCTCTTCAGATGGACACGTTGTTgcaataaagaacaaagaaatcctCGGTTTAACGTGATGTGGGTTCTTTATTCTGTTACACAGCATGTATCGGCGATGTGTAACTGTGCATATACTGCAAACTTGCGCTTGCTAGTGTGATAcgtagttatatatatatattcaacaaCTGTGTTGGAATGAGTGGTTCCTGTAAGatacaaacaagaagaaaattattCATATAGCACGCCATACAAATCAGTATACTCTATTTCAATTCTACACAGAAATAGTAAGACGataatgaatattttctttctttcttttcttaaagaagcaattttggcCAGAATATTCAAACAACATTTATATCCATTTTTACTAACTCAATGAGGGTGACTGTGTTAACTATCATCATGAGTATTGCCATTATGTATCTGGTGTAATCTACAAGCAGAATAAACATAATGAACTTTCAATATTCTGTCTAAGTCAGACAAATCATCGTCGGTTAATAAACTTATTTAACACAATCAATATATCTTGAATCTTATGATTGTAAACACTCAATGCCACATCTCACAACAATGTCACTATAAGACGTCCTGTAGCAAATTGTGCATTAACAACAACGAGCATTAGATTCTCCCTAGCAACGCTTTTTGTGGTCTTAAATGAGACTATCACAGAATCTACAGCTAGACATATCACTATAACTTCAACTTTAATATCCCTCCGCGTGCATGAACTTCGTGCGTGGAGCGTTCCTAACACAACTATCGTAATGATATACATACGCGAAAAGATATAATCCAACTTATACGTTTTAACGTGAGCAATACATAATACCAGAAAACCCGTTTGAAACTCCACGGATTCACATTCACAATACTATCATTTCGGACCGTTCTCCGATAGGGAGAGGTCTTTACAAAGACCGTCCAAAACGTTCAACGTATTCGCATTAACACTTTCCACACCGCGGACCATGCACCACGCACGCTACACTGAACGTTAATGCAATTGAACAATACACGGAACAATAGACGCTTATACGTAGTACAGCGTATACGGcgatgaccttgaccttgaccttgaacATACATAATCTTATTTCTCATTTACGGTTTTTCCTCTTAACTCCCTGACCATGGAAGCTTTGTTTGTTCCTTAAATGGTGCACAAATCATAAAAGAACGATTTTTGACATACCTTGGATTGTTGGACTTCGTCAGATTGTCCAAGAAAACCAAACTATAAGCAAACTGCTGTGGCCAACTGCTGAGCAAACTGCTGCTCTTGTGGAACGATTGACCGGAACTCTTTGCTAACAGTCTATAATTCAGACCCTAATTTTGAGACTCGTAGTATACTGTATCATTCCATGACAATTCTtaaattttgaatggattatccaattttcataaaacctCGCCGATGTGGTCTTTATTGCAcaacaatattgctgcatttatcAATACTTCATATAAACTTCCCATAAAATTCAGCTGTACATTTAGCAATTTTTTCCCCAGCGTGTTCTTTTCACTGTTCTATTTcactaaaatgaaatacatctTATATGTCCTAGAGGATATGACCACAGAGGTTCAAACACTgtttgatgaagaaaaaagaatccagtgttcgtaaaaaaaaaaaaaaaaacacgataaaTTTTCATTCTGCGGGAGGTGTTACTTCAACATAATTCTATTTACATCCACTTTATCTCTGTCTATATCAAAGGGTCTTTCCAAGTAGGcataatgtgtgtatatacctgcatgtatgcatgtatatgtttACATTTTATCAAGCGCATTTCAGATCTAAGAGAACTGTACTTATACGTTTTTGTGCCAATGTATGCATATATTCATCTATtcgtctatctatctgtctatctatctatctatctatctttctgtctgtctgtctatctatctatctatctgtctatctatctatctgcctatctatctatctatctatctatctgtctatctatccatctatctatctatccatctatctatctatctatctatctatctatcaatctatcaatctatctatctatcaatctatctatctatctatccatctatctatctatctatctatctgtctgtctatctatctatctatctatctatctgtctgtctatctatctatctatctatctgtctgtctatctatctatctatctgtctatctaactatctatctatctatccatctatctatctatctatctatctatctatctgtctgtctatctatctatccatctatctatctatctatctatccatctatctatctatctgtctgtctgtctatctatctatctatctatctacctatctatctatctatctatctatctgtctatctatctatccatccatctgtctatctatctgtctatctatctatctctctatctatctatccatctgtctatctgtctatctatctatctatccatctatctatctatctatctatctctctatctatccatccatctgtctatctatctatctatccatccatctatctatctacctatctatctatccatccatctgtctatctatctgtctatctatctatctatcgatgtATCTGTCTTTCAGTCATGATTGATATGTAGAAATGTTCCCAAATCTATAATTTTGCTTCAAAAGTTGTCATCGACAATAATTATATAATCACATGTCAAATtgaagaaggaggaagaggaggagaagaaaaagaagaagaagaagaaggaagaggaggaggaggaagacgaAGAAAATTAAAAGGAGGAGGCTCCTAACGAATTGAAGAGAGTCACGTCATGCCGACCCGGATATAGTCGTCTTTAAATGACTGAGAGAAGAAGTCGTTAGGTGCCGCCAGAAGCTCGGGGAGCCAGGAGGAAAGGGATACGTCAGCTTTCCCGATCCGCTGAATCTATTTATGGTAGAGGGATTAAAGTAGGGTGGGTGTCATGCAGGCAGATCAGTAGGAATGATGGTAGACATTCTTTCTTTTAGCTGGAGAAAAGTGGTGAACGCTTTATCAATTGAATGTCTGCCTACAATTGACTTTAAATAATGACTAATGTTTATAATAATATCGCCCTTTTTATAGACTCAAAGCGCTTCAACATTTTTaacaaaatacaagaaatcAACAATATTTACATAAGAAAACAAATAGAGAAAGCATAACAAGCAATGACTTTAATGACTTTacacaatcacaaatttaaacaaacacacgcacacgcacatacacacccacacacgtaCACTTACTTCAGTCACTGAGGCGTTACTACATGAGTGTTTGTTGCGTAAATTCACTTTTACAGGCAGACATCATAAGTGCATTACAAACGACGTGACATATCTTAATCCTTGTAACATTTCCACCATTCTTCAATTTTAGACGAAATCACCTCTATAGAGAATGCCACTTGGAATAAGAACAAACAACTCTCAAGATCATGGTCAAAACTTTACCAAAGCAGAGAGatattttcattaatatgaTCCACTTTAATGTCAATGTATACGTCAACTATCATGAAAATTAACACAGGAATTTGAACATATCTTATTTGCATTCTGTCAAGAGTAACTAGtagtcctcccccccccccaaacaaaaaaaaaataaaaaggaaagaatcaTGTTCTAACTTATTTCTGCAgagttacataaaaaaaaatcattactaaACATCATGTTCTTCTTCCACTTTGGGTACAAAATTACTGAAGACGTTTCTCATAATCAATGTCTTATTATACGGAGTTATTTACCGAGGCTATAGCCTCCTAAGTTATAGAACCTTTCTTTAAGTGAGCCTTATTATTCTATTCAACCCAGCGCTGATAAAAGAGAAACTAAAAATGTTTCCTCGCAGATAAGATCACTCCAAAGCCACAAAAGGAGACGTGTATATCGACTAGGACTTCATCAAAAGTTGTTCGATTtggacaaattttgttttaatcgtGAGTGATCTATGGATAGGGATTATAGCATGAATTATGCCTACGAAGGGCAAGTACAATGGTAACCATAACCAATAACGCGACTGGGagaattgaacattttgtaCTAGATCAGCAAAACGGAGTCTGGCGGTAAGTGTATCAAGTTGATTCTTGCTAGACCTCTGGTCAAAGTTAATACATGGTGATGGAGCCAAGGTAGTTATTTATAAGGTCCCTATATGCGTAGATTAAGCATGTCAAGGGTTACTCAAACCCAGGTCTTCACAATATAGTTACACCACCTAAGACCTAAAAGCTATGCAGTGTCGGCCCTGCTAATCGTCAGTGTTCGATATAACGTCGGTGTTAGACGGGACGAACGGGCCAAGCTGGTGTGAGTGACGACTGACAAGATTGCTGTTTTCTCTGTCGTCCCCCACGTGCTTGTGGTCTAATGATGACCAACTTCCTCCTTGAGATCAATAAACGATGGGGTTACACGCGTGACACGATTTTCTACGTGTGGGACCATAAGTCACGTTAAACGTCACTCTTGGGATACAATGGTCGTCGGCCTTGCTCATTGCCAGGAGAGCCAACTCGGCAGACATTACAAAAAGATGATATGTTTCAAATGACTAGAGCTGTCTAATTGATTGGAACACGTCATAACGTATCATGCAGAAGCTCCGCGGGATGTAACGGAACAAGCAGTGACAGTTATACCGCTTATCCTACGTCAGATCTATATATTAGACATAACAAACTACCCAATACCATCAGAATATTCAACATTCAACTTCTTCAGTGACTATTAAAGAACGAAAGGATTCCAGACTCATGGTTTTAAGGGGGAAAATCAACAAGCGAGAGTTCAATACGTAGACGGAAAAGATCGTTAAATCATAAATAAATATTGTCATAAAAGTCATTGCACATTTGAACAATAATTACTGGAattattcattatcatgctGGACGACTGGAGATGCTAATATAATTGAAGTTGTGCTATAAAACCTAAAGCATTCATTTTGAAACGGCATAGCCTGTAATCTTATTACGTCTGCTCAGTGTTGGAACATTTCTTTATCTAACATCGCGTCGCCTTCTCTTGCAATAATTTGAACTTCGAGTGTGAATAGCAAACACTTTGATGTAGAGTTCATGAATTCAGCTGGGATGTCTATTTTGAGATATCCGTTGTGGGTATTTATAGGTTAACCACGGTTGACGGGAGGGCTGGAGTACATCTCATGTCGCTGATCGTTTGAATTTTAAAGCATCTCTGTCGATTGGGGGAAGTCAGGATGGATGTGAGTAAAATCCACATGATAGGGCTTTTCCCTGGATCTCTAAATCCCCTCGACCCAA of Diadema setosum chromosome 15, eeDiaSeto1, whole genome shotgun sequence contains these proteins:
- the LOC140239146 gene encoding uncharacterized protein; this encodes MADVEKLKLIRRNTKGGLTRTLNSIDRLLKDTFGEVDTLKGYIAKAESQFKQVESKHAELVENITDEATFEEEETWMGECESRFVETIVRARKSIGSASCREPPTSQPVTPSTPQTSTPSVVQDPAPQAETVSWQPRSTSPEPIAPLAPPSPMHRHSSCTPKMQKMKFPTFNGDIKDYQRFRTLFQHCAADLTEIECFYQLTQAMINARERNMIKGCINVQRAWQVLDEKYGDQDRVVDSLLRDLENLKPYEIKGKISLSAMTGFVQTLQVFEMQAESIGLSGELNSKIMLSQIKQKMPEGHRIAYYRDVRDEHISDSLGGLVKWLHRQLLLQEKAKSPFPEKTSTCEMSQNRGSKSSNAAAWNPPKQIQSKEGKRSGVPKCPLHVNSNTHFLKMCIKFRNLSLKEKYDVMKQNDICSRCGHDNCPAGKSPYDHKLCQFASPCKVQSCGDDSHFSAICPVVYGGRDQGSSSSQDRNVPPTRPHTTSASVKTVANKDAGALQSVLPTVMGYLRHGNNRQLVRILLDGGSQATLVREGIFSKTEKDIYQDHDLSLVGGTRIRRKLRLLDCFIEDIGGNLSYPVSVTEIDKPCGEAPVVQAEDLQQYHHLREVDIHTASSETVDMLLGVDNTHLMVWEEYILGEKPDEPVAARCPLGWFIQGGRSGGPTALLNYVNVSAIGPLEEFLGLETAALQPRRCKCSTEILNRGATETMEQSVSQRQDGSYEVRLPWKKSPDSLPDNYDYAVKRLHGLERQFRDRPEEWDVYCKQMRDLQHRGVSRRVSDAEIRQDREAGRKMWFLPHFAVKKDSATTPVRIVYDAKARFQGHSLNEYLVKGEDLNADLFNVALRFRENEVGVIADIRKMFQAIKIRPEDARFHRYVFRENPNQPIQVYELTTVTFGDRPSPTAAIVTLRHVIDRHAPDDEQLKKVVTDQFYMDDLSESVTNVEEAVNLKAKLVETLAKGKFDIRKWQSNAQEVCDSEEDTQTASVLGTKWNLSTDTLSVKKVKPMEDVVLTKRKLLAHTASYYDVFGMLSGMLIRPKILLQQLWQLNVDWDTPLNDRPELCRIVREIKVDLEAASTIEIPRCLIPETLRGKRPLPEVSLHGASDASEDAMGIGVWLRWSETEQTEVQLSFVAARARLTPLKQTSMPRKELQAILLLSRLIVALKDALRFNISYSKMWTDSLTVVRWLRGQSKSFRSFVAYRVGEITSEFDPHQDIAYVPTDQNVIDVVSRGTTAEGMLEVIKGPTYLKQPPESWPKTPQNIQEDTSDPERKKFHVRNAKTLALKVNAVAHTTAIVDPTSFSNWQRLKMVTARVLSVKDVPKKEWFKKLTQQISQWPSAKLLKEAELYWIRQAQKDINFQDANIMRLDPFFDEEEKVYRVGGRIRHAPISYDIRHPYLLPRESHISLLIVRDGHSLALHGGQLRTAAEVRRRYWVVADTRLSKRVVKECIVCRRHRGRPVEQKMADLPECRVKPFSPPFQTTLVDYLGPINVKVSRNITAKGYCAVFTCAATRAVHLTCVQDLSTQAFLQALDRFISIRGAPATIISDNGTCFRGAYNTINTLNLRLDQTELREHCSSFKVQWKFGPPGGPHHQGAVERMVQEVKKAMKHLVKADRLPFPEWETVFCQISGLINSRPITAVSSSPLDHPPLAPNHFLIGRGDLPSPDVPCAQYNGDFKKRRELCNAMVDKFWKRWMDCIQKLSPRSKNQRAAENLQAGDVVLVIGEDKRRGTWRMAEIVQTFPGDDELVRVVELRYADKSVAKRPVTKLILLMKRTERVDI